One genomic segment of Acinetobacter sp. C26M includes these proteins:
- a CDS encoding ArgP/LysG family DNA-binding transcriptional regulator: MLDNKQCEAFFAVAENGSFEQAGTKLCITASAVTLRVQALEKELGQLLLIRGRPCVLTQAGQQIFEHIQHIRRLEQNLLHGLTGGGESHFFKTVIGSNEDSLATWLLPALKDVLLKEKIAIELRTDDQSHTYSLLEKGTVSACISIEDQPMRGCRAQYLGLMRYQMMATEQFRRKWFADGIHRETLRAAPAIIFNEKDRMHFDLLEKHYGLMKGTYPCHLIPSSESFVTAIKLGLGYGMVPELQLNIENKAEVLVGLLPDIRIDIPLYWHHWDQQSKPLQLLTEHIVKHTRLILA; encoded by the coding sequence ATGCTGGACAATAAACAATGTGAAGCCTTCTTTGCCGTTGCTGAAAATGGAAGCTTCGAACAAGCAGGCACCAAGCTCTGTATTACTGCATCAGCGGTGACATTGAGAGTCCAAGCACTTGAAAAAGAGTTAGGCCAATTACTGCTGATTCGTGGTCGTCCTTGTGTCCTAACACAAGCAGGTCAGCAGATCTTCGAACATATACAGCACATCCGACGTTTAGAACAAAACTTACTCCATGGTTTGACTGGTGGAGGAGAATCACATTTTTTCAAGACTGTGATTGGTTCAAATGAAGACTCTTTAGCGACATGGTTGCTTCCTGCATTAAAGGATGTGTTACTCAAAGAAAAGATTGCAATTGAGCTGAGAACGGATGATCAGTCACATACCTATTCATTATTAGAAAAGGGGACGGTGAGTGCCTGTATTTCGATTGAAGATCAACCCATGCGCGGTTGCCGTGCGCAATATTTAGGTTTGATGCGTTATCAAATGATGGCGACAGAGCAATTTAGACGGAAATGGTTTGCAGATGGCATACATCGAGAAACTTTACGTGCTGCACCAGCCATTATATTTAATGAGAAAGATCGCATGCATTTTGATCTTCTTGAAAAACACTATGGATTGATGAAAGGCACTTATCCCTGTCACTTAATTCCATCATCGGAGTCTTTTGTGACCGCGATTAAATTGGGGTTAGGGTATGGCATGGTGCCTGAGCTGCAACTGAATATTGAAAATAAAGCAGAAGTATTGGTTGGGTTATTGCCTGATATTCGAATTGATATTCCACTGTATTGGCATCATTGGGATCAACAATCAAAGCCATTACAGCT
- a CDS encoding MFS transporter, with amino-acid sequence MDLNHNIQGVNSLMLGKTKKVIALGFATQGLGYATVMTALPTIKSRFRLSDDQLSLIILGVCIAAALGSILADRIAVKLGSRLAVVTGFIFEAIGVAIAAFSPNMILMIASFLLYGLGLGCLDAALNMQAVMMEQRLGKSVFGGFFACYTAAAFLGALIMSATVSTALGATTALCIAVVIAFITSQLSRHWLFEQKQCSEINPQEKPAIPYQQLLIFGLIILIVFTVDSAISTWSSIYLKDVLASSATIAPLGYAAYQIGILLTRLSLDYLLQFKTATWIALVTLLIGAFGCALSGISHSLVTVILGFALAGVAVGALVPLTYSAVGRLDESRRDEIIARVNIFNYGGAVAGAVIVGLLATPFGYAPSFIGLAFALLSIIYLRKRLV; translated from the coding sequence ATGGACCTCAATCATAATATTCAAGGTGTAAACAGTCTGATGCTCGGCAAAACAAAGAAAGTGATTGCGCTCGGTTTTGCGACACAGGGTCTTGGCTACGCGACCGTGATGACTGCACTCCCCACAATAAAAAGTCGATTCAGACTTTCTGATGATCAGTTATCGCTGATTATTCTGGGGGTATGTATTGCAGCAGCGCTTGGTTCAATTTTAGCGGATCGCATCGCAGTCAAGCTTGGCTCACGACTGGCCGTTGTGACTGGTTTTATTTTTGAGGCGATAGGAGTAGCAATTGCTGCATTTAGTCCAAATATGATCCTCATGATTGCCAGCTTTTTGCTTTATGGGCTTGGACTAGGCTGTTTAGATGCGGCACTAAATATGCAAGCAGTTATGATGGAGCAACGGCTTGGTAAAAGTGTATTTGGTGGTTTCTTTGCTTGTTATACCGCAGCTGCATTTTTAGGGGCATTAATTATGTCAGCCACAGTTTCAACTGCACTCGGAGCAACGACAGCATTATGCATTGCAGTGGTGATCGCATTTATCACCTCTCAGCTCTCTAGACACTGGTTATTTGAGCAAAAACAATGCTCAGAAATAAATCCTCAAGAGAAACCTGCGATTCCATATCAACAACTTCTTATTTTTGGGCTGATTATTTTGATTGTGTTTACTGTCGATTCTGCAATCAGTACATGGAGTTCAATTTATCTCAAAGATGTCTTGGCAAGTTCGGCAACGATTGCTCCTTTGGGATATGCCGCTTATCAAATTGGAATTTTACTCACCCGTTTAAGTCTTGATTATTTACTGCAATTTAAAACAGCGACATGGATTGCCTTGGTCACGCTCCTGATTGGAGCATTCGGATGTGCATTGTCTGGAATAAGTCATTCATTAGTGACCGTTATTTTGGGCTTTGCATTGGCTGGTGTTGCAGTAGGTGCTTTGGTTCCACTTACATATTCTGCTGTAGGTCGCTTGGACGAAAGTCGACGCGATGAAATTATTGCTCGTGTTAATATTTTTAATTATGGCGGTGCAGTAGCAGGTGCGGTCATCGTTGGGCTGTTGGCTACACCTTTTGGTTATGCGCCGTCCTTTATTGGTTTGGCATTTGCCTTACTCAGTATCATTTATTTGAGAAAAAGACTGGTTTAA